One segment of Archocentrus centrarchus isolate MPI-CPG fArcCen1 unplaced genomic scaffold, fArcCen1 scaffold_54_ctg1, whole genome shotgun sequence DNA contains the following:
- the LOC115777474 gene encoding zinc finger protein 260-like isoform X1, which produces MCSMEYLREFVKERLTAAAEEIFGAFVKTIVENEAEISQRILRDITVKFPKIKLHRIDLPQQDVCSTDKVLIDQQLCTEERISSLDQEEADSLLIKEEQEERCFTESAELHVLKQETSNFMVTCSNEESDLNEPETNTDQFISHNSPVVKNHYQEVSNHVDSGITSNAKLKPKKRQHRNKSYNVHNFPFSESDNNITTEQYACKEEVLDDNWLFNLENNSGLDHEDLGSLQIKEEQEELFTNQEGEQLVLEQTNNPFTGTSIFEEINSCKQEPNSCQILPHKSLCQKRTDEKPYSCNTCGKRFKYVSTLKVHMSIHTGEKPFSCEACGKKFRRKDNMLVHIRTHTGEKPFPCNICGKAFSDRSNLICHVRYHTGEKRHSCETCGKRFYHKGNLTVHMATHTGVKPYHCSTCGKRFIRLEKLKSHISTHTGEKPYSCEACGKNFRRRDKVLNHMRTHTGEKPYPCKICGKPFRDASNLIRHVRFHTGEKPYSCGTCGKRFTQSGNLTAHMRTHTRVKPYQCNTCGKRFACISKLQRHTSTHTGEKPYSCKTCGKGFIQMRDLTVHIRTHTGDKPYSCETCGKGFSQNSHLNVHRRTHTGEKPFACKICGKSFSQNSHLTVHMASHTSESSYKTFGERFTQSGLTVHMRTHTAERQHLCEAPSKGFSSMSALTDHTRIHTDEGAYSCKTSEKL; this is translated from the exons ATGTGTTCAATGGAGTATCTGAGAGAGTTTGTTAAGGAGAGACTAACTGCTGCGGCGGAAGAAATATTCGGAGCCTTTGTGAAAACCATCGTCGAGAATGAGGCAGAGATCAGTCAGCGCATACTGCGGGATATCACCGTGAAGTTCCCCAAAATAAAGTTACACAGAATAG ATCTACCACAGCAGGATGTGTGCAGTACGGATAAAGTTCTCATAGACCAGCAGCTCTGTACTGAGGAGAGGATCTCCAGTTTGGACCAGGAGGAAGCAGACTCTCTGCTGATTAAAGAGGAACAAGAGGAGCGCTGCTTCACTGAGAGTGCAGAGCTGCATGTACTGAAGCAGGAAACCAGCAACTTCATGGTGACTTGCAGTAATGAGGAAAGTGACCTTAATGAACCTGAAACAAACACTGACCAGTTCATCTCTCACAACTCTCCTGTAGTTAAGAACCATTACCAGGAAGTAAGCAACCATGTGGACTCAGGAATAACAAGCAATGCAAAGCTGAAGCCAAAGAAGAGACAACACCGAAACAAAAGTTACAATGTCCACAACTTTCCCTTCTCAGAGAGTGACAATAACATTActacag AACAATATGCATGCAAGGAGGAGGTTCTTGATGACAACTGGCTCTTTAACCTGGAGAATAACTCTGGTCTGGACCACGAGGACCTAGGATCTctacaaattaaagaggaacaggaggaactcTTTACAaatcaggagggagagcagcttgTACTGGAGCAAACAAACAATCCATTTACAGGAACTTCAATTTTTGAGGAAATAAATTCCTGTAAACAAGAGCCCAACAGTTGCCAAATCCTCCCTCATAAATCTCTGTGCCAGaaaagaacagatgagaaaccaTATTCTTGCAACACCTGCGGGAAGAGATTTAAATATGTATCAACACTGAAAGTACACATGAgcattcacacaggtgagaagccgttCTCTTGTGAAGCATGTGGGAAAAAATTCAGGAGAAAAGATAACATGTTGGTCCACATAAGAACTCACACAGGTGAAAAGCCTTTTCCTTGCAATATCTGTGGGAAAGCGTTTAGTGACCGATCAAATCTGATATGTCATGTTAGATATCACACAGGCGAGAAGCGACATTCTTGCGAAACATGTGGGAAAAGGTTTTATCATAAAGGTAATTTGACTGTCCACATGGCAACTCATACAGGTGTAAAGCCTTACCACTGCAGCACGTGTGGAAAAAGATTTATCCGCTTAGAAAAGCTGAAGAGCCACATAAGCACTCACACAGGCGAGAAGCCATATTCTTGTGAAGCGTGTGGGAAAAATTTCCGAAGACGCGATAAAGTACTGAACCACATGAGAACACACACAGGTGAAAAGCCTTACCCCTGCAAGATCTGTGGGAAACCATTTAGAGATGCATCAAATTTGATCCGTCATGTTAgatttcacacaggtgagaagccatatTCTTGTGGCACATGTGGAAAAAGATTTACACAGAGCGGTAATTTGACTGCCCACATGCGAACGCATACACGTGTAAAGCCTTACCAATGCAACACATGTGGGAAAAGATTTGCCTGCATATCAAAATTGCAAAGGCACACAAGTACTCACACAGGTGAAAAGCCATATTCTTGTAAAACCTGTGGAAAAGGTTTCATTCAAATGAGGGACTTGACTGTCCACATAAGGACCCATACAGGTGATAAGCCGTATTCTTGTGAAACGTGTGGTAAAGGTTTCAGTCAGAACAGTCATTTGAATGTCCACAGGAGaactcacacaggtgagaagccattTGCTTGCAAAATCTGTGGTAAAAGTTTCAGCCAGAATAGTCATTTGACTGTCCACATGGCATCTCACACAAGTGAGAGTTCTTATAAAACATTTGGAGAACGTTTTACTCAAAGTGGTCTGACTGTTCACATGAGAACTCACACAGCTGAGAGGCAGCACCTTTGCGAGGCCCCCAGCAAAGGTTTCAGTTCCATGTCAGCACTGACAGATCACACCAGGATCCACACGGATGAGGGGGCGTATTCTTGCAAAACATCCGAGAAGTTGTAG
- the LOC115777474 gene encoding gastrula zinc finger protein XlCGF57.1-like isoform X2 has translation MNLPQQDVCSTDKVLIDQQLCTEERISSLDQEEADSLLIKEEQEERCFTESAELHVLKQETSNFMVTCSNEESDLNEPETNTDQFISHNSPVVKNHYQEVSNHVDSGITSNAKLKPKKRQHRNKSYNVHNFPFSESDNNITTEQYACKEEVLDDNWLFNLENNSGLDHEDLGSLQIKEEQEELFTNQEGEQLVLEQTNNPFTGTSIFEEINSCKQEPNSCQILPHKSLCQKRTDEKPYSCNTCGKRFKYVSTLKVHMSIHTGEKPFSCEACGKKFRRKDNMLVHIRTHTGEKPFPCNICGKAFSDRSNLICHVRYHTGEKRHSCETCGKRFYHKGNLTVHMATHTGVKPYHCSTCGKRFIRLEKLKSHISTHTGEKPYSCEACGKNFRRRDKVLNHMRTHTGEKPYPCKICGKPFRDASNLIRHVRFHTGEKPYSCGTCGKRFTQSGNLTAHMRTHTRVKPYQCNTCGKRFACISKLQRHTSTHTGEKPYSCKTCGKGFIQMRDLTVHIRTHTGDKPYSCETCGKGFSQNSHLNVHRRTHTGEKPFACKICGKSFSQNSHLTVHMASHTSESSYKTFGERFTQSGLTVHMRTHTAERQHLCEAPSKGFSSMSALTDHTRIHTDEGAYSCKTSEKL, from the exons ATGA ATCTACCACAGCAGGATGTGTGCAGTACGGATAAAGTTCTCATAGACCAGCAGCTCTGTACTGAGGAGAGGATCTCCAGTTTGGACCAGGAGGAAGCAGACTCTCTGCTGATTAAAGAGGAACAAGAGGAGCGCTGCTTCACTGAGAGTGCAGAGCTGCATGTACTGAAGCAGGAAACCAGCAACTTCATGGTGACTTGCAGTAATGAGGAAAGTGACCTTAATGAACCTGAAACAAACACTGACCAGTTCATCTCTCACAACTCTCCTGTAGTTAAGAACCATTACCAGGAAGTAAGCAACCATGTGGACTCAGGAATAACAAGCAATGCAAAGCTGAAGCCAAAGAAGAGACAACACCGAAACAAAAGTTACAATGTCCACAACTTTCCCTTCTCAGAGAGTGACAATAACATTActacag AACAATATGCATGCAAGGAGGAGGTTCTTGATGACAACTGGCTCTTTAACCTGGAGAATAACTCTGGTCTGGACCACGAGGACCTAGGATCTctacaaattaaagaggaacaggaggaactcTTTACAaatcaggagggagagcagcttgTACTGGAGCAAACAAACAATCCATTTACAGGAACTTCAATTTTTGAGGAAATAAATTCCTGTAAACAAGAGCCCAACAGTTGCCAAATCCTCCCTCATAAATCTCTGTGCCAGaaaagaacagatgagaaaccaTATTCTTGCAACACCTGCGGGAAGAGATTTAAATATGTATCAACACTGAAAGTACACATGAgcattcacacaggtgagaagccgttCTCTTGTGAAGCATGTGGGAAAAAATTCAGGAGAAAAGATAACATGTTGGTCCACATAAGAACTCACACAGGTGAAAAGCCTTTTCCTTGCAATATCTGTGGGAAAGCGTTTAGTGACCGATCAAATCTGATATGTCATGTTAGATATCACACAGGCGAGAAGCGACATTCTTGCGAAACATGTGGGAAAAGGTTTTATCATAAAGGTAATTTGACTGTCCACATGGCAACTCATACAGGTGTAAAGCCTTACCACTGCAGCACGTGTGGAAAAAGATTTATCCGCTTAGAAAAGCTGAAGAGCCACATAAGCACTCACACAGGCGAGAAGCCATATTCTTGTGAAGCGTGTGGGAAAAATTTCCGAAGACGCGATAAAGTACTGAACCACATGAGAACACACACAGGTGAAAAGCCTTACCCCTGCAAGATCTGTGGGAAACCATTTAGAGATGCATCAAATTTGATCCGTCATGTTAgatttcacacaggtgagaagccatatTCTTGTGGCACATGTGGAAAAAGATTTACACAGAGCGGTAATTTGACTGCCCACATGCGAACGCATACACGTGTAAAGCCTTACCAATGCAACACATGTGGGAAAAGATTTGCCTGCATATCAAAATTGCAAAGGCACACAAGTACTCACACAGGTGAAAAGCCATATTCTTGTAAAACCTGTGGAAAAGGTTTCATTCAAATGAGGGACTTGACTGTCCACATAAGGACCCATACAGGTGATAAGCCGTATTCTTGTGAAACGTGTGGTAAAGGTTTCAGTCAGAACAGTCATTTGAATGTCCACAGGAGaactcacacaggtgagaagccattTGCTTGCAAAATCTGTGGTAAAAGTTTCAGCCAGAATAGTCATTTGACTGTCCACATGGCATCTCACACAAGTGAGAGTTCTTATAAAACATTTGGAGAACGTTTTACTCAAAGTGGTCTGACTGTTCACATGAGAACTCACACAGCTGAGAGGCAGCACCTTTGCGAGGCCCCCAGCAAAGGTTTCAGTTCCATGTCAGCACTGACAGATCACACCAGGATCCACACGGATGAGGGGGCGTATTCTTGCAAAACATCCGAGAAGTTGTAG
- the LOC115777474 gene encoding uncharacterized protein LOC115777474 isoform X3, whose translation MCSMEYLREFVKERLTAAAEEIFGAFVKTIVENEAEISQRILRDITVKFPKIKLHRIDLPQQDVCSTDKVLIDQQLCTEERISSLDQEEADSLLIKEEQEERCFTESAELHVLKQETSNFMLRTITRK comes from the exons ATGTGTTCAATGGAGTATCTGAGAGAGTTTGTTAAGGAGAGACTAACTGCTGCGGCGGAAGAAATATTCGGAGCCTTTGTGAAAACCATCGTCGAGAATGAGGCAGAGATCAGTCAGCGCATACTGCGGGATATCACCGTGAAGTTCCCCAAAATAAAGTTACACAGAATAG ATCTACCACAGCAGGATGTGTGCAGTACGGATAAAGTTCTCATAGACCAGCAGCTCTGTACTGAGGAGAGGATCTCCAGTTTGGACCAGGAGGAAGCAGACTCTCTGCTGATTAAAGAGGAACAAGAGGAGCGCTGCTTCACTGAGAGTGCAGAGCTGCATGTACTGAAGCAGGAAACCAGCAACTTCATG TTAAGAACCATTACCAGGAAGTAA